A single region of the Alosa alosa isolate M-15738 ecotype Scorff River chromosome 6, AALO_Geno_1.1, whole genome shotgun sequence genome encodes:
- the slc35b1 gene encoding solute carrier family 35 member B1, translating into MATGKGDGKSPLWQNERLRFIVCFCGVFVCYFYYGILQETITRGEYGQGESKEKFRYATTLVFIQCIINAAFAKLLIHFFEGSRQDHTKSWLYGACSLSYLGAMVSSNSALLYVNYPTQVLGKSCKPIPVMILGVTILRKKYPLAKYLCVVLIVTGVALFLYKPNKGGSAVDDHVFGFGEMLLLLSLTLDGLTGVAQDHMRARFQTGANHMMLNVNLWSILVLGLGVLWTGEIWDFLGFTDRYPGIIYNIMLFGLTSALGQTFIFMTVVYFGPLTCSIITTTRKFFTILGSVLLFGNVMSNMQWTGTILVFMGLGLDAKFGKVPKKTMH; encoded by the exons ATGGCCACAGGCAAGGGAGACGGGAAGTCGCCGTTATGGCAGAATGAAAGACTACGATTCATCGTCTGTTTTTGTGGAGTGTTTGTATGTTATTTCTACTATGGCATACTCCAAGAAACAAT CACACGAGGAGAATATGGCCAGGGAGAGTCCAAGGAGAAGTTTCGCTATGCCACCACACTAGTGTTCATCCAGTGTATCATCAATGCAGCATTTGCCAAACTCT TGATTCATTTCTTTGAGGGTTCCAGACAAGACCACACAAAAAGCTGGCTGTACGGGGCGTGTTCCCTGTCATACTTGGGCGCCATGGTGTCCAGCAATTCAGCCCTGCTGTACGTGAATTACCCCACACAG GTGTTGGGGAAATCTTGCAAGCCAATCCCAG TGATGATCCTGGGTGTGACGATCCTAAGGAAGAAGTATCCTCTTGCCAAGTACCTCTGCGTGGTGCTGATAGTGACCGGGGTGGCCCTGTTTCTCTACAAGCCCAACAAGGGGGGCTCAGCTGTGGACGACCACGTGTTCGGCTTTGGAGAGATGCTGCTG CTGTTGTCCCTGACCCTGGATGGTCTGACTGGCGTGGCCCAGGATCACATGAGGGCGCGCTTCCAAACAGGAGCCAATCACATGATGCTCAACGTCAACTTGTGGTCTATCTTGGTACTGGGTCTAG GGGTGCTGTGGACTGGTGAGATCTGGGACTTCCTGGGTTTTACTGATCGTTATCCCGGTATCATCTATAACATCATGCTGTTTGGACTTACAAGTGCACTGGGCCAg ACCTTCATCTTTATGACTGTGGTGTACTTTGGACCCCTGACCTGCTCCATCATCACCACTACCAGGAAGTTCTTCACCATCCTGGGCTCTGTGTTGCTGTTTGGCAACGTTATGTCTAACATGCAGTGGACTGGAACCATCTTGGTGTTCATGG GTCTTGGACTGGATGCAAAATTCGGCAAGGTGCCTAAGAAGACAATGCACTAA
- the fam117aa gene encoding protein FAM117A encodes MSCRNGMVRGGNPGLQPLRATIPFQLHNKVLPQSKDADRNKAKPPKPSLRRTLSLDALVAPYLQGQWPKEPEGLHVGSVNDKATQTPSSWAEEGRGRRGGGGHKRSASWGSAEHLREVAKLRHSLQKRFRPAPPAGSSERPSHPLPGTHAPGATQTVPLTPLNRLAPRLRRSVEGLNLELEGVFVSEAPEEQHQILDVPDGHRAPVPSQRCSSGPQSDPSPAQLSPSHSPCPMTDPDMVVCGTLCPSPSPSPPPDVVQLSSLLPSFSPRPNKTYAFQREPPEGCERVRVWDEAVAASQGEPLLLSPSCPDPNKVNFTPHGGSAFCPVSLLKPLLPSMDLLFRGLSVSPVTGCSGQSPTPCPASGHVVGGYLSGPLQDPTSSTM; translated from the exons ATGTCGTGTAGAAACGGAATGGTGCGGGGAGGAAACCCTGGTCTGCAGCCTCTTCGTGCCACAATTCCTTTCCAGCTCCACAACAAAGTTCTACCACAGTCCAAAGATGCAG ACCGGAACAAGGCCAAGCCCCCGAAGCCCTCCCTCCGCCGGACACTGTCTCTGGACGCACTGGTGGCCCCCTACCTCCAAGGCCAGTGGCCAAAGGAGCCCGAGGGCCTGCATGTTGGCAGTGTCAACGACAAGGCTACACAG aCTCCCAGTTCCTGGGCTGAGGAGggcagagggagaagaggaggtgggGGCCATAAACGCTCAGCATCCTGGGGCAGCGCAGAGCACCTGAGGGAG GTAGCCAAGCTACGCCATTCGTTACAGAAGCGCTTTAGGCCCGCCCCTCCAGCGGGAAGCAGTGAAAGGCCCTCCCACCCACTCCCTGGCACCCATGCCCCTGGAGCCACACAG ACCGTTCCACTGACCCCATTGAACCGCCTGGCCCCACGACTCAGGAGGAGTGTGGAGGGGCTCAACCTGGAGTTGGagggagtgtttgtgtctgaggcGCCAGAAGAACAACACCAG ATTCTGGACGTCCCAGATGGCCACCGGGCCCCTGTCCCATCCCAGCGGTGCAGCAGTGGCCCTCAGAGCGACCCCTCTCCTGCccagctctctccctcccactcccccTGTCCAATGACTGACCCCG acATGGTGGTGTGTGGCACCCTGTGCCCCTCGCCTTCTCCCTCACCGCCGCCTGACGTGGTGCagctctcctccctcctgcccTCCTTCTCCCCGCGGCCCAACAAGACCTACGCCTTCCAGAGGGAGCCCCCCGAGGGCTGTGAGAGAGTGCGCGTGTGGGACGAGGCCGT AGCCGCCTCTCAGGGGgagcccctcctcctctccccctcttgccCCGACCCCAACAAAGTCAACTTCACCCCTCACGGAGGCTCCGCCTTCTGCCCAGTCAGCCTCCTCAAGCCCCTCCTCCCTTCCATGGACCTGCTCTTCCGCGGCCTCTCCGTCTCGCCTGTCACTGGCTGCTCAGGACAAAGCCCCACCCCTTGCCCAGCATCGGGGCATGTGGTGGGTGGGTACCTGAGCGGGCCCCTCCAAGACCCCACCAGCTCAACCATGTAG
- the rundc3aa gene encoding RUN domain-containing protein 3A isoform X2 — protein sequence MERGCIQTAMAMGLTSKKASSRNVGVERKNLITVCRFSVKTLLEKYTAEPIDDSCEEFVNFAAILEHILSHRFKGPGSWFSSDGQRSFWDYIRLACSKVQNNCISSIENIENISTSRAKGRAWIRVALMEKRLAEYVATALRDNRTTRRFYEDSAIMLREEATVLTGMLIGLSAIDFSFCLKGEVLDGKTPAVIDYTPYLKFTQSYDYLSDEEDRRSVDSSASEESVSEHPYIPLVTDEESWSNKCRKMEQRFKIVYAQKGYLEELVRLRESQLKNVETENKKLSSRLHELETQSQQEKKELESIILELQAQLSALIPCDSSHLAKNLSIPLVNQWPSVRASDNQKDVKLFRRRSLDSLDHLSAEVSLNSDSQKTDGKQNGDAGWCTTGKDYTPSMLGLCGSLASLPSCKSLASLKSSECLVNISKEPTPAVSPS from the exons ATGGAGCGTGGCTGCATCCAGACCGCGATGGCTATGGGTCTGACATCGAAAAAGGCATCTTCTCGAAACGTTGGCGTGGAACGCAAGAACCTCATCACCGTTTGCAG GTTTTCAGTGAAGACGCTCCTTGAGAAGTACACGGCGGAGCCCATCGATGACTCGTGCGAAGAGTTTGTCAACTTTGCTGCGATCTTGGAGCACATCCTCAGCCACCGATTCAAAG GTCCAGGGAGCTGGTTCAGTTCTGATGGCCAGCGGAGTTTTTGGGACTACATCCGGCTGGCGTGCAGTAAGGTGCAGAACAACTGCATCAGCAGCATCGAGAACATCGAGAACATCAGCACTTCACGAGCTAAG GGTCGAGCGTGGATACGTGTTGCTCTGATGGAGAAGCGTCTTGCTGAGTACGTGGCCACAGCTCTCAGAGACAACCGCACTACCAG GCGGTTTTATGAGGACAGTGCCATCATGTTGAGGGAGGAGGCCACTGTTCTTACTGGAATGCTCATCGGACTCAGTGCAATCGACTTCAG TTTCTGCCTGAAGGGGGAGGTGTTGGATGGCAAGACTCCCGCTGTCATAGACTACACACCTTACCTGAAGTTTACTCAGAG CTATGACTACCTAAGCGACGAGGAGGACCGGCGCAGCGTGGACAGCAGCGCCAGTGAGGAGAGTGTCTCCGAGCACCCCTACATCCCACTGGTCACCGACGAAGAGAGCTGGAGCAACAAGTGCCGCAAGATGGAGCAGCGCTTCAAGATCGTGTATGCACAGAAG GGTTACCTGGAGGAGCTGGTGCGTCTGCGTGAGTCCCAGCTGAAGAATGTGGAGACAGAGAACAAGAAGCTAAGCTCCCGACTGCACGAGCTGGAGACACAGAGCCAGCAGGAGAAGAAGGAGCTGGAGTCCATCATACTGGAGCTCCAGGCACAGCT TTCTGCCCTTATTCCCTGTGACTCCTCCCATTTGGCCAAAAACCTTTCCATCCCCCTAGTCAACCAATGGCCTTCCGTTCGAGCCTCTGACAACCAGAAAGACGTCAAGCTGTTTCGTCG gAGGAGTTTGGACAGTTTGGATCACCTCTCGGCTGAGGTGAGCCTAAACTCTGATTCCCAGAAGACAGATGGCAAACAAAATGGAGATGCTGGCTGGTGTACAACGG GGAAAGATTACACGCCCTCCATGCTGGGCCTGTGTGGCTCCCTGGCCTCTTTGCCCAGCTGTAAGTCCTTGGCCAGCCTGAAGTCCAGCGAGTGCTTGGTGAACATCAGCAAGGAGCCAACGCCTGCCGTCTCCCCCAGCTAG
- the rundc3aa gene encoding RUN domain-containing protein 3A isoform X1: MERGCIQTAMAMGLTSKKASSRNVGVERKNLITVCRFSVKTLLEKYTAEPIDDSCEEFVNFAAILEHILSHRFKGNVAGPGSWFSSDGQRSFWDYIRLACSKVQNNCISSIENIENISTSRAKGRAWIRVALMEKRLAEYVATALRDNRTTRRFYEDSAIMLREEATVLTGMLIGLSAIDFSFCLKGEVLDGKTPAVIDYTPYLKFTQSYDYLSDEEDRRSVDSSASEESVSEHPYIPLVTDEESWSNKCRKMEQRFKIVYAQKGYLEELVRLRESQLKNVETENKKLSSRLHELETQSQQEKKELESIILELQAQLSALIPCDSSHLAKNLSIPLVNQWPSVRASDNQKDVKLFRRRSLDSLDHLSAEVSLNSDSQKTDGKQNGDAGWCTTGKDYTPSMLGLCGSLASLPSCKSLASLKSSECLVNISKEPTPAVSPS; this comes from the exons ATGGAGCGTGGCTGCATCCAGACCGCGATGGCTATGGGTCTGACATCGAAAAAGGCATCTTCTCGAAACGTTGGCGTGGAACGCAAGAACCTCATCACCGTTTGCAG GTTTTCAGTGAAGACGCTCCTTGAGAAGTACACGGCGGAGCCCATCGATGACTCGTGCGAAGAGTTTGTCAACTTTGCTGCGATCTTGGAGCACATCCTCAGCCACCGATTCAAAGGTAATGTAGCAG GTCCAGGGAGCTGGTTCAGTTCTGATGGCCAGCGGAGTTTTTGGGACTACATCCGGCTGGCGTGCAGTAAGGTGCAGAACAACTGCATCAGCAGCATCGAGAACATCGAGAACATCAGCACTTCACGAGCTAAG GGTCGAGCGTGGATACGTGTTGCTCTGATGGAGAAGCGTCTTGCTGAGTACGTGGCCACAGCTCTCAGAGACAACCGCACTACCAG GCGGTTTTATGAGGACAGTGCCATCATGTTGAGGGAGGAGGCCACTGTTCTTACTGGAATGCTCATCGGACTCAGTGCAATCGACTTCAG TTTCTGCCTGAAGGGGGAGGTGTTGGATGGCAAGACTCCCGCTGTCATAGACTACACACCTTACCTGAAGTTTACTCAGAG CTATGACTACCTAAGCGACGAGGAGGACCGGCGCAGCGTGGACAGCAGCGCCAGTGAGGAGAGTGTCTCCGAGCACCCCTACATCCCACTGGTCACCGACGAAGAGAGCTGGAGCAACAAGTGCCGCAAGATGGAGCAGCGCTTCAAGATCGTGTATGCACAGAAG GGTTACCTGGAGGAGCTGGTGCGTCTGCGTGAGTCCCAGCTGAAGAATGTGGAGACAGAGAACAAGAAGCTAAGCTCCCGACTGCACGAGCTGGAGACACAGAGCCAGCAGGAGAAGAAGGAGCTGGAGTCCATCATACTGGAGCTCCAGGCACAGCT TTCTGCCCTTATTCCCTGTGACTCCTCCCATTTGGCCAAAAACCTTTCCATCCCCCTAGTCAACCAATGGCCTTCCGTTCGAGCCTCTGACAACCAGAAAGACGTCAAGCTGTTTCGTCG gAGGAGTTTGGACAGTTTGGATCACCTCTCGGCTGAGGTGAGCCTAAACTCTGATTCCCAGAAGACAGATGGCAAACAAAATGGAGATGCTGGCTGGTGTACAACGG GGAAAGATTACACGCCCTCCATGCTGGGCCTGTGTGGCTCCCTGGCCTCTTTGCCCAGCTGTAAGTCCTTGGCCAGCCTGAAGTCCAGCGAGTGCTTGGTGAACATCAGCAAGGAGCCAACGCCTGCCGTCTCCCCCAGCTAG
- the rnf113a gene encoding E3 ubiquitin-protein ligase RNF113A yields the protein MAESGDSKPTCTFLFKKSNKKFSARKRKASGSDKDGSSDEEKSTVVRRLKKTTGNPMIQKTKKVEKEVVSSSESDANHEEEKVTVSYKSTRSAKPEGPDDMGATATYQLDTERDKDAQAIFERSQQLQEELAGKDDDKVYRGINNYHKYIKPKDSTMGNASSGMVRKGPIRAPEHLRATVRWDYQPDICKDYKETGFCGFGDSCKFLHDRSDYKHGWQIERELDEGRYGANDDENYEISSDDEDFPFKCFICRESFKNPIITKCRHYFCEACALQHYRKSKRCYVCNVQTNGVFNPAKELMAKLAKQQAATDQPPSEEED from the exons ATGGCGGAATCTGGGGATTCAAAGCCCACCTGTACATTTTTGTTCAAAAAATCTAACAAGAAGTTTAGTGCTCGGAAGAGGAAAGCCAGTGGTAGCGACAAAG ATGGAAGTAGTGACGAGGAGAAGAGCACTGTTGTCCGCAGGCTGAAGAAGACGACGGGGAACCCAATGATTCAGAAG ACTAAGAAAGTCGAGAAGGAGGTTGTTTCATCAAGTGAAAGTGATGCTAACCATGAAGAAGAGAAAGTGACCGTGTCCTACAAATCTACACGCTCTGCG AAACCAGAGGGCCCTGACGATATGGGTGCTACTGCTACCTATCAGCTGGACACAGAGAGGGATAAAGATGCGCAGGCTATCTTTGAGCGCAGCCAGCAACTTCAGGAG GAGCTGGCTGGCAAAGACGATGACAAGGTGTATCGTGGGATCAACAACTACCACAAGTACATTAAGCCCAAGGACTCCACTATGGGAAATGCGTCTTCAGGAATGGTCAG AAAAGGTCCCATTAGGGCCCCAGAGCACCTCAGGGCTACAGTGAGGTGGGACTACCAGCCAGACATTTGCAAAGACTACAAAGAAACAGGCTTTTGTGGTTTTGGAG ACAGCTGTAAGTTCTTGCATGACCGTTCAGACTACAAACATGGCTGGCAGATAGAACGGGAATTGGATGAAGGCAGATATGGTGCAAACG ATGATGAGAACTATGAAATTAGCAGTGATGACGAAGACTTCCCCTTTAAGTGTTTCATCTGCAGAGAATCCTTCAAAAACCCAATTATAACAAA GTGTCGGCATTATTTCTGTGAGGCCTGCGCCCTTCAGCATTACCGTAAATCCAAGCGGTGTTACGTGTGCAATGTCCAGACCAATGGCGTCTTCAACCCAGCAAAAG AACTGATGGCAAAGTTGGCAAAGCAACAAGCTGCCACTGACCAGCCACCATCTGAAGAGGAAGACTAG